One Maribacter cobaltidurans genomic window carries:
- a CDS encoding enoyl-ACP reductase FabI, with protein sequence MAYNLLKGKKGIIFGALDENSIAWKTAQRVHEEGGTFVLTNAPIAMRMGQIKELAEKTGSEIIPADATNEEDLSNLVTKSMEILGGKLDFVLHSIGMSVNVRKGRAYTDENYDFTAKGWDVSALSFHKVMQSLYKNDAMNEWGSIVALTYMAAQRTFPDYNDMADNKAYLESVARSFGYFFGKEKKVRVNTVSQSPTATTAGQGIKGFDGFINYAEKMSPLGNATAQDCADYTISLFSDLTRKVTMQNLFHDGGFSNTGVSQEVIDKF encoded by the coding sequence ATGGCTTATAATCTATTAAAAGGAAAGAAAGGAATCATATTTGGCGCTTTGGATGAAAATTCAATTGCATGGAAAACGGCACAACGTGTTCATGAAGAAGGTGGAACCTTTGTTTTGACCAATGCTCCCATAGCCATGAGAATGGGGCAAATCAAGGAATTGGCCGAGAAGACAGGTTCCGAGATTATTCCTGCAGATGCCACAAATGAGGAAGATTTATCCAATTTGGTGACAAAGTCCATGGAGATTTTAGGTGGGAAGTTGGATTTTGTACTTCACTCGATCGGCATGTCCGTTAATGTTCGAAAAGGTCGTGCATACACCGATGAAAATTATGATTTTACAGCGAAGGGGTGGGATGTTTCTGCACTTTCATTCCATAAGGTAATGCAGTCCCTTTATAAAAACGACGCCATGAACGAATGGGGAAGTATTGTTGCTTTGACCTACATGGCGGCTCAGCGTACCTTCCCGGACTATAATGATATGGCGGACAATAAGGCCTACTTGGAGTCGGTGGCAAGAAGCTTTGGATACTTTTTTGGGAAAGAAAAGAAAGTTCGAGTCAACACTGTGTCGCAATCACCAACAGCAACCACTGCCGGTCAGGGAATCAAGGGGTTTGATGGTTTCATCAACTATGCGGAAAAAATGTCGCCACTTGGTAATGCAACGGCCCAGGATTGTGCGGACTATACCATTTCCTTATTTTCGGACTTGACTAGAAAAGTAACTATGCAGAATCTTTTCCACGACGGTGGTTTTTCCAACACAGGGGTCAGTCAGGAAGTCATAGATAAATTCTAA
- a CDS encoding glycosyltransferase, protein MNVSFSFIIPVFNRPDEIKELLESLLLQTYSKGYEVVIVEDGSTIPAKDVVDLFRDRLNISYYQKPNSGPGDSRNYGMKLAQGNYFIVLDSDCILPPQYLEEAAKSLSQQFVHCYGGPDAAHPSFSDVQKAINYAMTSFLTTGGIRGRKDAVNKFQPRSFNMGISKEAFEKTGGYGNIHPGEDPDLTIRIWEKGYETKLIPEAFVYHKRRIDWNKFYMQVKKFGLVRPILNAWHPKTAKLTYWFPTIFILTLLVSIAFAIFGFNPLLYCFIFYFSILLIDAIFKTKSLKVAFMALLATLVQFAGYGFGFLKSVIYTRFSNKPPEVIFPKLFFKTKIEL, encoded by the coding sequence ATGAATGTATCATTCTCGTTTATAATTCCAGTATTTAATAGACCTGATGAAATTAAAGAACTCTTGGAAAGTCTTTTATTACAAACTTATTCCAAGGGTTATGAGGTGGTCATTGTAGAAGACGGCTCTACAATTCCTGCAAAGGATGTTGTAGATCTTTTTAGGGATCGACTCAATATTTCCTACTATCAAAAACCAAATTCAGGTCCAGGGGATTCCCGCAATTATGGTATGAAATTGGCTCAAGGGAATTATTTTATTGTCTTGGATTCTGATTGTATTCTACCGCCCCAGTATTTGGAGGAGGCTGCAAAAAGCCTCTCTCAGCAATTTGTACATTGTTATGGGGGACCAGATGCGGCCCACCCATCCTTCAGTGATGTACAAAAGGCTATCAACTATGCGATGACCTCTTTTTTGACTACCGGAGGTATTAGAGGAAGAAAGGATGCCGTAAATAAATTTCAGCCTAGGAGTTTTAATATGGGCATATCCAAGGAAGCCTTTGAAAAAACGGGCGGGTACGGGAACATCCATCCGGGCGAGGATCCAGACCTGACCATTCGTATTTGGGAAAAGGGATATGAAACCAAATTGATACCCGAAGCATTTGTTTACCATAAAAGAAGAATCGACTGGAACAAATTTTACATGCAAGTGAAAAAATTTGGACTGGTACGACCTATACTGAACGCTTGGCACCCAAAAACTGCAAAATTGACTTATTGGTTTCCTACCATTTTTATATTGACTTTGTTGGTATCCATTGCGTTCGCTATTTTTGGTTTTAATCCCTTACTTTACTGCTTTATTTTCTATTTTTCCATATTGTTGATAGATGCGATTTTTAAGACCAAAAGTCTAAAAGTAGCTTTTATGGCCCTTTTGGCCACCTTGGTGCAATTTGCGGGCTACGGATTTGGATTTTTGAAGTCGGTAATTTATACTAGGTTCAGTAACAAACCTCCAGAGGTGATTTTTCCAAAATTGTTTTTCAAAACCAAAATTGAGTTGTGA
- a CDS encoding CdaR family protein: MIIERIKAGLKKRKVKVFLVFLFFSFLAWFVNNLAQTFVGITSFNLNYVNVPQEFLLKEIPKSQLQARIRAVGFQLIGFGIRKKNIQINLAEVRKKNDQYFIPPSVYRRQVQSQLSNDMELLEMDNDTIFVKFTSLESKEVPVLPRLNITYAKNHALMDSLLIEPRTITINGPKTQIDTIESVRTSYMELLNVETDFSQKLTVVKSRELQDTNFEPSSVTISGKVYRFSEQVFDVPVVMRNLPDSVQVRMFPDVVQVVCQAPLDILKDISPEDFLVVADYNQIVGGDQNVLPLILEEKPENINNADLRSKEIEFILKKE; the protein is encoded by the coding sequence GTGATTATAGAAAGAATTAAAGCGGGTCTAAAGAAACGAAAGGTCAAGGTATTCTTGGTCTTTTTATTCTTTTCTTTTTTGGCCTGGTTTGTCAATAATCTGGCTCAGACCTTTGTGGGAATCACTTCCTTTAATTTGAATTATGTGAACGTTCCCCAGGAATTTCTTTTGAAAGAGATTCCAAAAAGCCAATTGCAAGCTAGAATTAGGGCAGTGGGATTTCAATTAATCGGTTTTGGGATTAGAAAGAAAAATATCCAAATCAATCTTGCCGAAGTAAGGAAAAAAAATGATCAATATTTTATTCCCCCATCGGTCTACAGAAGGCAGGTTCAAAGCCAGTTGTCCAACGATATGGAATTATTGGAAATGGACAACGATACCATTTTTGTGAAGTTTACCTCTTTGGAATCCAAAGAAGTTCCCGTTCTACCAAGATTGAATATTACCTATGCAAAAAACCATGCATTAATGGACTCCCTGTTAATTGAACCACGAACAATTACGATAAACGGACCCAAAACACAAATTGATACCATAGAAAGTGTACGTACTTCTTATATGGAGTTGCTGAATGTTGAAACTGATTTCTCCCAAAAACTGACCGTAGTAAAATCTAGGGAGTTGCAGGATACCAATTTCGAACCTTCATCGGTCACAATTTCTGGAAAGGTATATCGGTTTTCGGAACAGGTATTTGATGTGCCCGTAGTGATGAGGAATCTACCGGATAGTGTTCAAGTGAGAATGTTTCCCGATGTGGTTCAGGTAGTTTGTCAGGCACCTTTGGATATTCTTAAGGATATTTCTCCCGAGGATTTTTTGGTGGTGGCAGACTATAACCAGATAGTAGGTGGAGACCAGAATGTTTTGCCTTTGATTCTGGAAGAAAAACCTGAAAATATCAATAATGCCGACCTACGGAGTAAAGAAATAGAATTCATATTGAAAAAGGAATAA
- the coaE gene encoding dephospho-CoA kinase (Dephospho-CoA kinase (CoaE) performs the final step in coenzyme A biosynthesis.), whose translation MKIVGLTGGIGSGKTTVAKMFAELGVPVYNSDLEAKKLMHSSKTIRNKLKILFGESAYLDGKLNRGYIAKSVFNDQDLLKALNGIVHPAVRRHFKKWCKKQDHSYVIQETALLFENRAQDLYDKIILVVAPKEVRIDRLLERDQSTREDILARMENQLEDKEKIPLADFIIKNTNLEKTGERVTEVNRAILDSY comes from the coding sequence ATGAAAATAGTTGGACTTACCGGGGGAATTGGAAGTGGTAAGACCACAGTGGCAAAAATGTTTGCAGAACTGGGTGTACCTGTTTACAATTCAGATTTGGAAGCTAAAAAATTGATGCATTCCTCCAAAACTATTAGAAATAAACTGAAAATTTTGTTTGGTGAGTCTGCCTATTTGGACGGAAAATTAAACAGGGGCTACATTGCCAAGTCCGTTTTTAACGATCAGGACTTATTGAAAGCGCTAAACGGCATTGTACACCCGGCTGTGAGAAGACATTTTAAAAAATGGTGCAAAAAACAGGATCATTCTTATGTCATTCAAGAAACCGCGCTTTTATTTGAAAACAGGGCCCAGGATTTGTACGATAAGATAATTTTGGTAGTCGCTCCCAAAGAAGTTAGAATAGACCGCTTGTTGGAGCGAGACCAAAGTACCCGGGAAGACATATTGGCAAGAATGGAGAATCAGTTGGAGGATAAGGAAAAAATACCTTTGGCAGATTTTATCATTAAAAACACAAACCTTGAAAAAACAGGTGAACGCGTCACGGAAGTAAATCGGGCCATCCTTGATTCTTACTAA
- a CDS encoding sensor histidine kinase has translation MNKRLFVLLVVLMSLSLIGLIFVQSFWIKKSVENKEEQFSNVVSEALNSVTNQIEEREKKNYFDRYLYAKDSIGELKETQFRNFFFIDRDVNSNEILLFQHGILEEKYGISSTFFDNGEEGDTTFIKNYTSKRSTSIFKEDYDIDGKSFQLTPIQRIEKIGELSEMDKMAIEDLFMTEAKRVPIHKRVSKQEIELLLQRELEDRGVDIGFEYGVYSNGLPTKLKSRKFKYSEANIYKSPLFTDFEGISNFDLLVSFPKKKRFLVQSILGLALLSLLFTLIIVIAYSGAIYQLIRQKQISEIKSDFINNMTHEFKTPIATINLAVEAIRNPKVIADQEKVSRYLQMIRDENKRMHAQVENVLRISKLEKNQLDISKDRVDAHDIIEDAITHVELIVQDRGGYIETHLDAERSEVLANEMHFTNVIVNILDNAIKYSINAPKIDVFTEVVKNNIVIKVQDQGAGMSKAVLKRVFEKFYREHTGDIHNVKGHGLGLAYVKKIVDDHQGEVYAESEKDKGSTFYIKLPLI, from the coding sequence ATGAATAAGAGGTTATTTGTTCTCTTGGTAGTTCTAATGAGCCTTTCTCTCATTGGATTGATTTTCGTTCAAAGTTTTTGGATAAAGAAATCCGTTGAGAACAAGGAGGAGCAATTTTCAAATGTTGTTTCAGAAGCGCTCAACAGTGTTACCAATCAGATAGAGGAGCGGGAGAAAAAAAATTACTTCGATAGGTATCTGTATGCCAAGGATAGTATCGGGGAATTAAAAGAAACCCAATTTAGAAATTTCTTTTTCATAGACCGGGATGTCAATTCCAATGAGATTTTATTGTTCCAACATGGAATATTAGAGGAAAAATATGGCATTTCATCAACGTTCTTTGATAATGGTGAAGAGGGTGATACCACATTCATCAAAAACTATACGAGCAAGCGATCAACTTCTATATTTAAGGAAGACTACGACATAGATGGCAAAAGTTTTCAACTTACTCCTATACAACGAATCGAGAAGATAGGTGAACTGAGCGAAATGGATAAGATGGCTATTGAGGATTTGTTTATGACCGAAGCCAAAAGAGTACCCATACATAAGCGGGTTTCCAAACAGGAAATTGAACTGTTGCTTCAAAGAGAGTTGGAAGATAGGGGAGTGGATATTGGTTTTGAATACGGAGTTTATAGCAATGGCTTGCCCACAAAACTAAAATCGAGGAAATTTAAATATTCCGAAGCAAATATTTATAAATCGCCATTGTTTACGGATTTTGAAGGGATATCCAATTTTGATCTTTTGGTTTCGTTTCCGAAGAAAAAGCGCTTTTTGGTACAATCCATTTTGGGTCTTGCCTTATTGTCATTGTTGTTCACCTTGATAATTGTCATCGCCTATTCTGGGGCCATATATCAATTGATTAGACAAAAACAGATTTCCGAAATAAAATCGGATTTCATCAACAACATGACCCATGAGTTCAAAACACCCATTGCTACCATTAACTTGGCGGTAGAGGCTATTAGAAACCCCAAAGTGATTGCAGATCAGGAAAAGGTCTCTAGGTATTTGCAAATGATTAGGGACGAAAACAAGCGAATGCACGCACAGGTTGAAAATGTACTCCGAATTTCCAAATTGGAAAAAAACCAATTGGATATTAGTAAGGATAGGGTCGATGCCCACGACATAATAGAAGACGCAATTACCCATGTAGAGCTCATTGTGCAGGATAGGGGAGGATATATAGAAACCCATTTGGATGCAGAACGTTCCGAAGTTTTGGCCAATGAAATGCATTTTACCAATGTAATTGTGAACATATTGGACAACGCGATTAAATACTCTATAAATGCCCCTAAAATAGATGTATTTACGGAGGTCGTTAAAAATAATATAGTAATAAAGGTTCAAGATCAGGGAGCAGGAATGAGCAAGGCCGTATTAAAAAGAGTTTTTGAGAAATTTTATAGAGAACACACAGGAGATATTCACAACGTCAAAGGTCATGGACTTGGGCTTGCGTACGTAAAAAAAATAGTAGATGATCATCAAGGGGAGGTATATGCGGAAAGTGAAAAAGATAAAGGAAGCACTTTCTACATTAAACTGCCTTTAATTTAA
- a CDS encoding response regulator transcription factor, with protein METVNKKILLVEDDPNFGIVLKDYLSMNDFDVTLAKNGMEGFEKFKKDNFDICILDVMMPYKDGFTLAKEIREKNENVPIVFLTAKTMKEDVLKGYKAGADDYLNKPFDSEVLLMKIRAILQRKASSSLADSKKFEFEIGGFHLNSKLRFLKYKDEESIKLSPKENELLRLLALHENDLMPRELALTKIWRDDNYFTSRSMDVYIAKLRKYLKRDENVEILNIHGEGFRLVIKNEDE; from the coding sequence ATGGAAACAGTAAATAAAAAAATACTTTTAGTAGAGGATGACCCAAACTTTGGAATCGTTCTTAAGGATTATTTGTCCATGAACGATTTCGATGTGACTTTGGCGAAGAATGGAATGGAAGGATTTGAAAAGTTCAAGAAGGATAATTTCGATATCTGTATTCTAGACGTCATGATGCCCTATAAGGATGGGTTTACCTTGGCAAAGGAAATAAGGGAAAAGAATGAAAATGTTCCTATTGTTTTCTTGACGGCAAAAACAATGAAGGAGGATGTTTTAAAGGGATATAAGGCCGGTGCCGATGATTATCTTAACAAACCTTTTGACTCTGAAGTTCTTTTAATGAAAATTAGGGCCATACTTCAAAGAAAGGCGTCGAGCAGTTTGGCGGATAGTAAGAAATTTGAATTTGAGATTGGTGGTTTTCATCTAAATTCAAAATTGAGGTTCTTAAAGTATAAGGATGAGGAGTCTATTAAATTATCCCCGAAAGAAAACGAACTTTTACGACTTTTGGCACTACATGAGAATGATCTGATGCCCCGTGAATTGGCTTTGACGAAAATATGGAGGGATGACAACTATTTCACTTCAAGAAGTATGGACGTATACATCGCCAAACTTAGAAAATATCTAAAACGGGACGAAAATGTGGAAATCTTGAATATACATGGTGAAGGTTTCCGTTTGGTAATCAAAAACGAAGACGAGTAG
- a CDS encoding gluconokinase translates to MNVPKIIYVMGVSGSGKSTIGSLLADKLGYPFFDGDHYHPKSNIDKMSKGIPLNDEDRIGWLNTLNELGKEHQQEGAVIVCSALKVKYREILRKDIEQTTTFLFLKGSLEQISNRLSQRKGHFMPKDLLKSQFETLEEPENAVIISIDQTPEEIVSQAIVQLKN, encoded by the coding sequence ATGAACGTACCTAAAATTATTTATGTAATGGGGGTTTCCGGTAGTGGGAAATCTACTATCGGTTCACTTTTGGCCGATAAACTGGGATATCCATTTTTTGATGGTGACCATTATCATCCAAAGTCCAATATTGATAAAATGTCGAAAGGCATACCGCTAAACGACGAAGATAGGATAGGTTGGTTAAATACCTTAAATGAATTGGGAAAGGAGCACCAACAAGAAGGTGCCGTAATTGTTTGTTCTGCTTTAAAGGTTAAGTATAGGGAAATCCTAAGAAAGGACATAGAACAAACCACTACCTTTCTTTTTTTGAAGGGTTCCTTGGAACAGATTAGCAACAGGCTAAGCCAAAGAAAAGGGCATTTCATGCCCAAGGATTTATTGAAATCGCAATTTGAAACCTTGGAAGAACCTGAAAACGCTGTTATAATTTCAATTGATCAAACTCCGGAAGAAATAGTATCCCAAGCAATTGTCCAGCTTAAAAACTAA
- the miaA gene encoding tRNA (adenosine(37)-N6)-dimethylallyltransferase MiaA, translating into MNKVLISVTGPTAIGKTRLGILLANHFNTEIISADSRQFYKEMSIGTAVPTKHELTSAVHHFIQHKSIHEPYSVGDFEKDALKKLDELFQDHEVVIMVGGSGLYVDAITKGLDAFPKVGKSIRENLNKQLTNDGIEILQNMLSTLDPEHYNRIDIHNPHRLIRALEICIGTGRPYSSFLNKPKDKRNFKVLSVGLKADRTVVYERINERVDLMMKEGLLDEVKLLKSTRDLNALQTVGYKELFEYLDGNWTLDFAISEIKKNTRRFAKRQNTWFKKSLETLYVDYNYKENEILAMMDKAVMELQHERT; encoded by the coding sequence ATGAATAAAGTACTCATTTCCGTAACAGGGCCAACTGCCATAGGGAAAACGAGGTTGGGCATTCTTTTGGCGAATCATTTTAATACGGAAATTATTTCGGCGGACTCCCGTCAATTTTACAAGGAAATGTCAATTGGTACAGCGGTACCTACAAAACATGAGCTAACCAGTGCGGTTCATCACTTCATTCAACACAAGAGTATTCATGAACCTTACTCGGTGGGTGATTTTGAAAAGGATGCCTTAAAAAAATTGGATGAACTGTTTCAAGACCATGAAGTTGTCATCATGGTTGGTGGTAGTGGACTTTATGTGGATGCAATTACCAAAGGACTGGATGCATTTCCAAAAGTAGGTAAGAGTATCCGTGAAAACCTGAACAAACAATTAACGAATGATGGCATCGAAATATTGCAAAATATGCTCAGTACATTGGATCCTGAGCATTATAACAGAATCGATATTCATAATCCGCATAGACTCATTAGGGCCTTGGAAATATGTATAGGTACGGGAAGGCCGTACTCCAGTTTTTTAAACAAGCCAAAGGATAAAAGAAATTTTAAGGTTTTATCGGTGGGTTTAAAAGCCGACCGGACTGTGGTCTATGAAAGAATAAACGAACGGGTTGACCTTATGATGAAGGAAGGTCTTCTTGATGAAGTTAAATTATTAAAAAGCACTAGAGATTTAAATGCGCTACAAACGGTTGGGTACAAAGAGCTTTTTGAGTATTTGGATGGCAACTGGACACTGGATTTCGCCATTTCCGAAATTAAAAAAAACACCCGACGGTTTGCGAAAAGACAAAATACCTGGTTCAAAAAGAGTCTGGAAACGCTCTATGTCGATTATAATTATAAAGAAAATGAAATTCTAGCCATGATGGATAAAGCCGTTATGGAATTACAACATGAACGTACCTAA
- a CDS encoding ion transporter produces MDKEEKNIGWKQRLHEIIYEADTPMGKWFDILLIILILFSVLLIMLESVKSIDAEYHNTLLILEWIVTILFTIEYFARIICIKKPTRYIFSFYGIVDFLSTIPLYLSYILAGSQVLLAVRAFRLLRVFRILKLVQFLGEASQLKSALKASRAKITVFLFAVLILSVMLGTLMYIVEGDEAGFTSIPTSIYWTIVTLTTVGYGDIAPITPQGQLIATIIMLLGYGIIAVPTGIVTVEFGKRSKKGSGDESVEHFVHVNTQACPVCAKEGHRDDATHCYNCGSILNE; encoded by the coding sequence TTGGACAAGGAGGAGAAAAATATAGGTTGGAAACAAAGGCTACATGAGATTATTTATGAGGCGGACACCCCTATGGGAAAGTGGTTCGATATTCTTCTGATCATCCTTATACTTTTTAGTGTTCTCCTAATTATGTTGGAAAGCGTCAAAAGTATTGATGCGGAATACCATAATACATTGTTAATCTTGGAGTGGATCGTTACCATTCTCTTCACCATTGAATATTTTGCCAGGATTATCTGTATAAAGAAACCCACCAGATATATTTTCAGTTTTTATGGAATCGTGGATTTTTTGTCTACCATTCCGCTTTATCTATCCTATATTTTGGCGGGATCGCAGGTGTTATTGGCAGTCCGCGCTTTCCGATTGCTTCGAGTCTTCAGGATATTAAAACTGGTTCAGTTTTTAGGGGAGGCATCCCAATTAAAAAGTGCGTTAAAAGCAAGTAGGGCAAAAATTACGGTTTTTCTTTTTGCTGTACTTATATTATCTGTAATGTTGGGTACTCTTATGTACATTGTGGAAGGGGATGAAGCCGGCTTCACCAGTATCCCCACCAGTATATATTGGACCATTGTTACCCTAACTACAGTGGGATATGGCGATATAGCACCCATTACCCCGCAGGGTCAACTCATTGCAACCATAATAATGTTATTGGGTTATGGAATAATAGCGGTACCCACGGGAATCGTAACCGTTGAATTTGGAAAACGTTCCAAAAAAGGATCTGGCGACGAAAGTGTGGAACATTTTGTGCACGTAAATACCCAAGCATGTCCCGTTTGTGCCAAAGAAGGACATAGGGACGATGCCACTCATTGTTATAATTGTGGAAGTATATTAAATGAATAA
- a CDS encoding exonuclease domain-containing protein: MYAILDIETTGGKFNEEGITEIAIHKFNGHEVIDSFISLVNPEKEIQPFVVNLTGINNKMLRTAPKFHEVAKRIVEITEGTVLVAHNAQFDYRILRTEFRRLGYNYERKSLCTVDLSKALLPDADSYSLGKLVRSLGIPVSDRHRANGDALATVKLFKLLLAKDSEKKIIQDVIRKEAHGELSEKQLDIVQNMPNETGVFYMHNKDGDIIYLSKSNDIKKRVNQLFTQSSDRVRKLTKDTRKVTFEKTGSELVAQLKEYQELLKNRPKYNSIPRKRMFSHTLCLSKNEHGYLELRSSKINSCPDSWGYFNGEFSAENHLFKITKEFNLCDKVNGISEARGSCSNFSEGKCKGACIQKEDQGDYNTRVMEALHKYTLKNKNILLVDKGRQIGENAAIMIRKGSLVGVGYYDLNHQINNIHILESLITPMDGTTNANFIVESYLRKKKILKTIPL, translated from the coding sequence ATGTACGCTATACTGGATATAGAAACGACCGGAGGGAAATTTAATGAGGAAGGTATCACGGAGATAGCGATACATAAATTCAATGGACATGAAGTAATAGACTCCTTCATTAGCTTGGTCAATCCAGAAAAGGAAATTCAACCCTTTGTAGTCAACCTTACGGGAATTAACAACAAAATGCTTCGCACAGCCCCTAAGTTCCATGAAGTAGCCAAGAGGATTGTGGAAATCACGGAGGGGACGGTACTTGTTGCCCATAATGCACAGTTTGATTATAGAATCCTAAGAACGGAATTCAGGAGGTTGGGTTATAATTATGAGCGAAAAAGCCTTTGTACCGTAGATTTGTCCAAAGCTCTTTTACCGGATGCCGATTCTTACAGTTTAGGAAAATTAGTACGATCCTTGGGAATCCCAGTAAGTGATCGTCACCGGGCCAACGGCGATGCCTTGGCTACGGTAAAATTGTTTAAACTCTTATTGGCCAAGGATTCGGAAAAGAAAATTATACAGGACGTTATCCGAAAGGAAGCCCATGGTGAACTGTCCGAAAAACAATTGGATATTGTTCAAAATATGCCCAATGAAACGGGGGTATTTTATATGCACAATAAAGATGGGGATATCATTTACCTGAGTAAAAGCAACGACATCAAAAAAAGGGTGAATCAATTGTTTACCCAATCAAGTGACCGTGTAAGAAAACTGACAAAGGACACCAGAAAGGTTACCTTTGAAAAAACGGGTAGTGAACTAGTGGCACAATTGAAGGAATATCAGGAACTTTTAAAAAATAGGCCTAAATACAATTCAATACCCAGAAAACGAATGTTCTCCCATACGCTTTGCCTTTCAAAAAATGAACATGGGTACTTGGAATTAAGGTCATCCAAAATAAATTCATGTCCTGATTCCTGGGGCTACTTCAATGGTGAATTCAGTGCCGAAAACCATTTATTCAAGATTACTAAGGAATTTAATCTTTGTGATAAGGTAAATGGAATTAGTGAGGCACGTGGAAGCTGTTCCAATTTTTCCGAAGGAAAATGCAAAGGTGCCTGTATTCAAAAGGAAGACCAGGGAGACTATAACACAAGGGTCATGGAAGCACTGCATAAATATACCCTTAAGAATAAGAATATATTGCTGGTCGATAAGGGTCGTCAAATTGGCGAGAATGCTGCCATTATGATTAGAAAGGGCTCTTTAGTGGGGGTTGGTTATTATGATCTAAATCATCAAATAAATAATATTCATATCTTAGAATCCTTGATAACGCCCATGGATGGGACAACAAATGCCAATTTTATTGTCGAGTCCTACCTTAGAAAGAAAAAAATACTAAAAACCATTCCATTGTAA
- a CDS encoding YggS family pyridoxal phosphate-dependent enzyme, translating into MSIAEKLSSIKKELTENVTLVAVSKTKPFSDILEAYNSGHRVFGENKVQEMTQKWEEMPKDIEWHMIGHVQRNKVKYMAEYVALIHGVDSLKLLKEINKQAKKHERVIPCLLQVHIAEEDTKFGFDADEIKELISNPEFEKLENVRIKGLMGMATFTDNMDQVRREFQSLNKLFQDLKNSLTHISILSMGMSGDYKIAIEEGSNMVRIGSSIFGSRNYN; encoded by the coding sequence ATGTCCATAGCAGAAAAATTATCATCCATAAAAAAGGAACTGACAGAGAATGTGACCTTGGTCGCCGTTTCCAAAACCAAGCCTTTTTCAGATATTTTAGAAGCCTATAATAGTGGGCATAGGGTTTTTGGGGAAAACAAGGTGCAGGAAATGACCCAAAAATGGGAAGAAATGCCCAAGGATATCGAATGGCATATGATTGGACATGTACAGCGAAACAAGGTAAAGTATATGGCCGAATATGTAGCCTTGATCCATGGAGTAGACAGTCTTAAATTATTAAAGGAAATCAATAAACAAGCAAAAAAGCACGAGCGGGTTATTCCATGCCTATTGCAGGTGCATATTGCAGAAGAAGACACCAAATTTGGTTTTGACGCAGATGAGATCAAGGAACTGATTAGCAACCCGGAATTCGAAAAATTGGAAAACGTCAGAATTAAAGGTTTAATGGGCATGGCCACCTTTACAGACAATATGGATCAAGTGAGACGGGAATTTCAATCATTAAACAAGCTTTTCCAAGACTTGAAGAATAGCTTGACACATATTTCCATTCTCTCCATGGGTATGAGCGGCGACTATAAAATTGCCATTGAGGAAGGTAGTAACATGGTGCGAATTGGAAGTAGTATCTTTGGTAGTCGAAATTATAACTAG